The region GCCCACCATGCTTGTGCGCTATGCCATTCAGAACAATGTCACCCGAATTGTGATGGGGCATTCGCAGAAAAGCCGCTGGCAGGAGAAGTGGCAAGGCTCCATTGCCAGCCGTGTCCTGCGCCGGACGCGTAATATTGACGTGTTCCTGATGGCTGACCGTGCCGAGCAGGAAGGAGAGCGGGTGCTGCCCGTCCGTCCCGCCGTGAAGAAGGCGGCAGAACCGTTCCACCGGCTGACCGGCCGGGAGCTGGAGCGGCGGATCGAAGATATCCGCCGGGGTACCTTCAAGGTGTATATTGGCGCAGCCCCCGGCGTTGGCAAAACCTACAAGATGCTCCAGGAAGGCAATCTGCTGCTGGGCAGGGGCATCGATGTGGTCATCGGGCTGCTGGAGACTCATGGGAGAGAGGAAACCGGCAAGCAGGTGGGCGGGTTAACGATGATTCCGAGAGCGCGGATTGCCTACCAGTCCACCGAGCTTACGGAGATGGACACAGCGGCCATTATCGCCCGCCGTCCCGAGGTGGTGCTGGTGGATGAGCTGGCCCACACCAATGTTCCCGGAAGCCTGACCCGCAAGCGTTACGAGGATGTCATCCAGCTGCTGGAGAACGGGATCTCTGTCATTACCACGGTCAATGTGCAGCATTTGGAGAGCCTGAACGATGCGGTGGAGCAGTTAACCGGCGTGCGTGTGCGCGAGACGGTGCCGGATGCCATTCTGCGGATGGCGAGTGAGGTGGAGCTGATTGATGTCACTCCGCAGATGCTGCAGCAGCGGATGCGGGAAGGGAAGATCTATGCGCGGGAGAAGGTCAATCAGGCGCTGGAGTCTTTTTTCAAAATAGGTAATCTGATCGCGCTGCGTGAGCTGGCCCTGCGCGAGATTGCCGATGATGTGGATGAGCGGCTGGAGGCCTGGGAACGGGAGCCTGCCTTGCGCGGACCGTGGAGCAGAAGGGAGGTCATCTTCGTCTGTGTAGACACAGGGCCGCAGGCTGAACGGCTGGTCCGCCGCGGCTTCCGCATTGCACACCGCCTGAAGGCGGAGTGGCATGTACACTACGTGCACTGTGCCCGCATGAAGACGGTGGAGGAGCAGAAGCGGCTGGATACGCTGAAGGCTCTGACCGAACGGCTGGGCGGGGTAATGGACATTACGGAGGCGGGAAGCCGCAAGCATCTCTATAAGCATCTGCTCCAGCGGATGAATGACATGCAGACTACGCAGGTTATCATCGGCCAGTCCCGCAGACACTTCCTGCGCAGCCTGTTCTCGGTGAGCTTCGTTCAATATCTGCTGCGGCATGCCCGGCATATGGATATGCTGATCGTGGCCGTTCATACGCAGATGATGGAATGAGGCGGCTTGGCGTCATAGGAGCGATAAGGTAATGTACAATTTACACGGGTTTGTTCAGTAATTGACATCCCTGGCACCATTGGCAATTGCGCGATTGAGTCCCCGCCGCTAACATAATGAACAGATGTTCATTTAAATACAACTGTTTGAAGCGGAGAGGGGATTCGAAATGCGAATATTAGTGATCGGTGCAGGGGTAATAGGCAGTTATTTGGCACATGTGCTGGTACGGGGCGGGAATGAGGTCACCATACTGGCCAGAACGAAGCGGGCGGGCCAATTGCAGAAGGACGGACTGGTCCTTCGGCATTATTTTCAGCGCAAAACGACTGTGGATCAGGTGAAGGTGATATCCGAACTGCGGAGGGACGATGTCTATGATCTGATCTTCGTAGTGATGAAATACAATGACTTCCCGGCCGTGCTGCCGGCGCTGGCGGACAACGACAGTAAGAATATTGTGCTTGTCGGCAATAACGGAGATACCCGCGGGATGCAGCAGTTCTTCAACGAGAATAGCCGGATTCCGCAGAATATTGCGTTTGGCTTCCAGATTAACGGGGGGACCCGTGAGGAAGACGGGCGTGTCATCGTTGTAAGCGGTGGCGGCAAGATGGTGCTGGGCAGTCTGGAGGGTGAGGTTCCGTTCAGGACAGAGCTTGCGGAGGCCTTCCGGCAGACGAAGTATAAGCTGGATTATTCTCAGGATATTAACGCGTGGCTCCTGAGTCACATTGTTTCAATTGTCCCGGTGATGTCGGTCATTTATCTCTATGATTTTGATCTGGCAAAAGCAAGCAAAGACTCCGCCCGCTGGAAACAGGCGGTTGCCCTAATGGATGAAGGGTTCCGCGTGCTCTCCGCACTGGGCTTACCCGTTAATCCCGCCTCCCTGGTTAACGGGGCGAAAAAGCACCCGGCACTGCTCGCCCAAGGGTTGAGACTGGTTCAAAAGCTGCCCTTCATGAAGCTGATCGATGGCTCATTTAGCGAGATTGCAGCGCTCTATCAAGCCTTTGAACCTCTGATGCAGCAAGCCCGTCTGTCCACACCGGCGTGGGATGACTTCAAGCAGCAGACGATGAGGAAATATGCGTTGGAGCAGGCCTAGGATGAACGGATTCATGGAGACAAATCGACTCCACCAACGAACAGCTCAGGAAGCTCCGCTTAGGCGGAGTTTGCTGGGCTGTTCTTGCTCTTGCGAGTAGGTGAAGGACCAATGTAATCGGAAAATCGATTACATTGCGCTCGCGAGAGGGCAGATGACTGGATGTAATCGGAAAACCGATTACATTGCGCTCGTGAGAGGACAGATGACTGGATATAATCGGAAAACCGATTACATTGCGCTCGTGAGAGGACAGATGACTGGATTTAATCGGAAAACCGATTACATTGCGCTGGTTAGAGGGCGGATGGCCAATTGTAATCGGAAAACCGATTACAATGTGCTCGCGAGAGGACAGATGACTGGTAATCGAAAAACTGATTACATTGCGCTGGTGAGAGGACAGATGGGTAAGGCTGTTTTTGCCCAGGAGCCCATTCACTTTCAGCATAAAAAAATCATTAACACCATATACATAATGTTCCAATCTACTTATAAAGTATTGTAATATAACGTGCTAAAGAGATATGCTTATTACCATGTGGATACAAATACAACCGAAGGAGTGGACTAACTATGACTATCATCGATACTATTCAAACGAGAAGAACGATCAAAGCCTTCCGGCCGGACCCGATTAAAGAGGAGGAGCTGAATACTTGGCTGGAAGCTGCCAGCTATGCTCCGAACCACCGGATGAATGAGCCGTGGGAACTGCTGTTCATCGGGCCGCAGATCCGGGCGGCGCTGAATCATAAGACCGATTTTGGTGGCGCTCCGCTGCTGATTGGAGTCCTATCCAAGCCTGCTGCTTCTACAATAGAGCGCGAAGAGAATATCATGGCCGTATCGTGCTATATCCAGAATTTCATGCTGGCCGCCCATGAGGCTGGAGCAGGTGTGTTCTGGTCGTCACTCGGCGGTACAGCCAAGGGCCGTGAGGTGCTGGGCGTTCCTGAAGAGCAGGATGTTATTGGGGTGCTTGCCGTAGGTTATCCTTCGGAAGTGCCTGCTGCCAAGCAGAGAACGCCAATGACTGACAAAATCACATATTTGCCCTAAACGGAAGAACGGATGCAACGACTGATGAGATGAAGGTGAACTGAATGTGGAAGCTCAGGGGCTTCATGAAGCCGTACGCCCTCTGGAGCGTGCTTGCCCCGCTGTTAATGGTAGTTGAAGTAGTGATGGACCTGCTGCAGCCTGCACTTATGGCCAGCATTGTGGATAAAGGCCTGATGAAGAATGATTTATCGCATATCCTTTCAACAGGCGGAATTATGATTGGAATCGCTGTCATCGGAATGATCGGCGGTGTAGGCTGTGCGGTATGTGCAAGTATTGCCTCACAGAATTTCGGCAATGATCTGCGACTCAAGCTGTTTGAGCATATCCAGAGCTTCTCGAACCGCAATCTGGACCGGCTGAAGACCGGCTCGCTGATCACCCGGCTGACAAACGATGTAGTGCAGCTTCAGACCTTTGTGCAG is a window of Paenibacillus sp. FSL H3-0469 DNA encoding:
- a CDS encoding 2-dehydropantoate 2-reductase N-terminal domain-containing protein; translated protein: MRILVIGAGVIGSYLAHVLVRGGNEVTILARTKRAGQLQKDGLVLRHYFQRKTTVDQVKVISELRRDDVYDLIFVVMKYNDFPAVLPALADNDSKNIVLVGNNGDTRGMQQFFNENSRIPQNIAFGFQINGGTREEDGRVIVVSGGGKMVLGSLEGEVPFRTELAEAFRQTKYKLDYSQDINAWLLSHIVSIVPVMSVIYLYDFDLAKASKDSARWKQAVALMDEGFRVLSALGLPVNPASLVNGAKKHPALLAQGLRLVQKLPFMKLIDGSFSEIAALYQAFEPLMQQARLSTPAWDDFKQQTMRKYALEQA
- a CDS encoding nitroreductase family protein, which gives rise to MTIIDTIQTRRTIKAFRPDPIKEEELNTWLEAASYAPNHRMNEPWELLFIGPQIRAALNHKTDFGGAPLLIGVLSKPAASTIEREENIMAVSCYIQNFMLAAHEAGAGVFWSSLGGTAKGREVLGVPEEQDVIGVLAVGYPSEVPAAKQRTPMTDKITYLP
- a CDS encoding universal stress protein — translated: MAPYKRKSPEEILYSIYQLQRGRLKIIIGSVSGSGKTYHMLEEGKLLKHQGIDVVISAVSTMGRAETVQQLGDLERVPSIHWLKDGKEEKDLPLEALVERNPEVLLVDGLAHRNRTEARFPTRLADIRYLMDQGISVITTINVYELAGVGEQIYEMTGIRADCTVPLNTLELADEVRLIDVSPETILKRLEEGVLGEGAHPALSLRGNLGVLREVSLRLMAEGVNDSLEKHREAEGLIGPSGATERILVSAQYHWNGSLYIRRGQQIAKRLNGDLLIVTFLLRGRPLTKDQQVFKRSIRKLTERIQARFEELELLRLRMLPTMLVRYAIQNNVTRIVMGHSQKSRWQEKWQGSIASRVLRRTRNIDVFLMADRAEQEGERVLPVRPAVKKAAEPFHRLTGRELERRIEDIRRGTFKVYIGAAPGVGKTYKMLQEGNLLLGRGIDVVIGLLETHGREETGKQVGGLTMIPRARIAYQSTELTEMDTAAIIARRPEVVLVDELAHTNVPGSLTRKRYEDVIQLLENGISVITTVNVQHLESLNDAVEQLTGVRVRETVPDAILRMASEVELIDVTPQMLQQRMREGKIYAREKVNQALESFFKIGNLIALRELALREIADDVDERLEAWEREPALRGPWSRREVIFVCVDTGPQAERLVRRGFRIAHRLKAEWHVHYVHCARMKTVEEQKRLDTLKALTERLGGVMDITEAGSRKHLYKHLLQRMNDMQTTQVIIGQSRRHFLRSLFSVSFVQYLLRHARHMDMLIVAVHTQMME